A genomic window from Pecten maximus chromosome 4, xPecMax1.1, whole genome shotgun sequence includes:
- the LOC117325338 gene encoding transmembrane protein 68-like isoform X2: MLPLFLNVYNYRHRLREAYGRDFWDGARKTLAALWDGQARIWHGYEIVGFDNIPREGPALLIYYHGTIPIDFYYVIAKTLLDKNRHIRAVGDRFLFHIPGWRLMMEVMRVTPGTVQSCVNVLREGHLLGISPGGVREALFGDEHYQLMWGRRDGFAKVALQANVPVIPLFTQNVREAFRTPMLGKNLLLKLYEKTRLPISLIYGFFPVKMRTFVGDPIYPDQGQSVDQFKRRVENAIYLMIRQNQRLPGNIFMALLDRFIPHKPRTWQS; this comes from the exons ATGTTAC CACTGTTTCTCAATGTATACAACTATAGACATCGCCTCCGGGAAGCTTATGGCAGAGATTTCTGGGACGGAGCCAGAAAAACTTTGGCAGCTTTATGGGATGGACAAGCAAGGATATGGCATG GGTATGAGATTGTTGGATTTGACAACATTCCTCGAGAGGGGCCAGCTTTGCTTATCTACTATCATGGAACCATTCCTATAGACTTCTATTATGTCATAGCTAAAACATTGCTGGACAAGAATAGACATATCAGGGCTGTGGGAGACCGGTTTTTATTCCACATTCCTG GCTGGCGTCTCATGATGGAAGTGATGAGGGTCACACCAGGCACTGTGCAGAGCTGTGTTAATGTACTGAGGGAGGGACACCTGTTAGGGATATCtccag GAGGTGTGCGAGAAGCCCTGTTTGGTGATGAACATTACCAGTTAATGTGGGGAAGACGTGACGGATTTGCTAAAGTTGCCCTGCAGGCCAATGTG CCTGTGATTCCATTATTTACACAGAATGTGAGGGAAGCATTTCGGACACCAATGTTAGGGAAAA ATTTGTTACTCAAGTTGTATGAAAAAACGAGATTACCTATTTCACTTATATATGGATTTTTTCCTGTAAAAATGAG AACCTTTGTTGGAGACCCTATATATCCAGACCAAGGTCAAAGTGTGGACCAATTCAAACGAAGG GTGGAGAATGCCATTTATTTGATGATACGCCAGAATCAGAGACTGCCTGGCAATATCTTCATGGCTTTATTAGATAGGTTTATACCTCACAAACCTCGTACCTGGCAGAGCTGA
- the LOC117325338 gene encoding transmembrane protein 68-like isoform X1, which translates to MLFYNITYQISDTLQYAWELVDTLDINYWKWVLWVVYPIIISFLLPLFILLFLYGSALFLNVYNYRHRLREAYGRDFWDGARKTLAALWDGQARIWHGYEIVGFDNIPREGPALLIYYHGTIPIDFYYVIAKTLLDKNRHIRAVGDRFLFHIPGWRLMMEVMRVTPGTVQSCVNVLREGHLLGISPGGVREALFGDEHYQLMWGRRDGFAKVALQANVPVIPLFTQNVREAFRTPMLGKNLLLKLYEKTRLPISLIYGFFPVKMRTFVGDPIYPDQGQSVDQFKRRVENAIYLMIRQNQRLPGNIFMALLDRFIPHKPRTWQS; encoded by the exons atgttattttacaacattactTACCAGATAAGTGACACATTACAGTATGCCTGGGAACTTGTTGATACCCTGGATATTAACTATTGGAAATGGGTTTTGTGGGTGGTATACCCCATAATTATATCCTTCCTGCTTCCTCTATTCATTCTCTTGTTTCTTTATGGATCAGCACTGTTTCTCAATGTATACAACTATAGACATCGCCTCCGGGAAGCTTATGGCAGAGATTTCTGGGACGGAGCCAGAAAAACTTTGGCAGCTTTATGGGATGGACAAGCAAGGATATGGCATG GGTATGAGATTGTTGGATTTGACAACATTCCTCGAGAGGGGCCAGCTTTGCTTATCTACTATCATGGAACCATTCCTATAGACTTCTATTATGTCATAGCTAAAACATTGCTGGACAAGAATAGACATATCAGGGCTGTGGGAGACCGGTTTTTATTCCACATTCCTG GCTGGCGTCTCATGATGGAAGTGATGAGGGTCACACCAGGCACTGTGCAGAGCTGTGTTAATGTACTGAGGGAGGGACACCTGTTAGGGATATCtccag GAGGTGTGCGAGAAGCCCTGTTTGGTGATGAACATTACCAGTTAATGTGGGGAAGACGTGACGGATTTGCTAAAGTTGCCCTGCAGGCCAATGTG CCTGTGATTCCATTATTTACACAGAATGTGAGGGAAGCATTTCGGACACCAATGTTAGGGAAAA ATTTGTTACTCAAGTTGTATGAAAAAACGAGATTACCTATTTCACTTATATATGGATTTTTTCCTGTAAAAATGAG AACCTTTGTTGGAGACCCTATATATCCAGACCAAGGTCAAAGTGTGGACCAATTCAAACGAAGG GTGGAGAATGCCATTTATTTGATGATACGCCAGAATCAGAGACTGCCTGGCAATATCTTCATGGCTTTATTAGATAGGTTTATACCTCACAAACCTCGTACCTGGCAGAGCTGA